The genomic window AGTTGCACAGCAATCTTGAATGCAGGTTTTCTTTCCATCCCTTCTGTCTATGGTAGTATTCACTTCTCACTGCTTTGATGTTTGTGCTGAATTGTCCTTTCTTGATCCCTCCACCCTGACCTCACTTGTTCATTCATGGTGGTTGTGTGGTTTGGGAATAGTGTTCCCTGTTTCAGTGGGAGCATGCAGACAGTGCAGTGTCCACACAGCTCAGATGTGAAAGGTGTCCTGATAACACACTGAACACCTTGTCCTGAATGAATCTAGACTTTGTTTCTACTAATATTTGCACCCTTGAATATTTTCCCCTCAAGTCTGATCAGTTAAGTCTTGTACTGCTGTAGTCATTTTTGTGCAATTACCTGTCattcagaatttttcctttggttcCAATGACATGTTAATGACCCTGTTTGAGGTGAGGCATGGCAGCATCACCATCTGAACACCAGTGACATGTGCAGCACACGTGACAGGAATTGTCAAGTTGTTTTTCTTGGAGCAAAGCAGTTTTCCCTGAGCATGTTGCTGTGTGCATGTTCTAAAATGTCTGTTTGAAACATCAGTTTCATGCAATAAATAGGTAGAAATCTCTGTTCTTACACTGCTGGCAGCTGTTACTCACAGAAATGGCACAGAACATGCAGCTTTGTTCAATGCACACCTCAAGGAAGGGGTGGGAGAGCTCCTGGCTGgtgtgggcagggcaggggctgtgctgggatgtgaggagcaggggctgtgcagttcagcctgccaggctgcttcagcaccagctgggatggagcaggatggagcccatccatccctgtgctggcagctctgccagagccagccccagctgaggtgatgctgcagggctgcagggtgctctgggtgctgctgcagggtgctctgggtgctgctgcagggtgctctgggtgctgctgcagggtgctctgggtgctgcaggattgcagctcctgctgctcctgggggacaGCCTCTGCCTtctggggacacctgggctactgcagaggagctggcaaGGGGTTGCTGCACTTGTTCCAATCTTCTTGTCATCACTTCTGATAAAGCAAACAAGCATCATTTAGTAATGctactgaatttatttttttaggatCTGGTCAACACTGGAGTCagcactttcttctttttcattgcCTCTGTAGTACTGGCTGCTTTAAACCATAAAACTGGAGCAGAAATTGCTGCTGTGGTAAGAATTTAAACTTGTTTATATCTGacttttgtattaaaattaacttttactCATTGATCAAATACACCTGTTGCCTTTGCCATCACAATTTACTTTAACAATTTACTATGGGACAGTTCAAGAGTTTTAACATCCTTGGAGCTTTGTCTGAAGGCTTGAGGcaagaacagcagagaaatgacTTGTGGAGAACACTTTACAACTGAATTCTTCGGTGCCTTACATGGTCCTGCTCTATGTTGCAAGCCTATGGAAAAGATAGAGCTAAAAAGTCAGAAGAAATTGAAGCTGTTTACACATAATTTGCTGAGTTCTTGCTCAGtacaggtgtttttttttgttctgtggaGTGTAGTAGCACTTCAGGGTTTTAAATCTATGACAGttcaaacaaattaattttgtgtgtgaACTGGTAACctcttattatttttcattttcttttttattttctttttaacctgcCTTTTAAAATCATGAGTTCTGCAGAAGCATAGAGGAGAAACTGCAAAGCAtctgcttctccaggctgctgctctggaggagcaTGGTGATGAGTTACCTCTGATGATTGGACTTGTCAGTTTTTGTGTGCACCCTGAGGAGTGAATGAACTTTTGGATGAAAGCTGGTTTCTTTACAGAAGGGTTTCTTTACACTGGGCTGCACTGCAGGATTTAATTGTCGTGTTGGTAGTCAGAGAACTCTGTTTTCTGGGATCATTGATCTTAGCCACTTCTGCAGATTCTCAAGttcactgagaagaaaaacataatttcccCAGCCATGATGATTTGTCAGTGCAAATAATGCAGGAAACTGAACTTCTGAGGACTTTGCTGtgaaactgcttttcaaaactTGTCTGTGACAGCTCTTTCTGCTCCCTGTAGGTGTTTGGTTTCCTGGCAATGGCAGTGTATGCTGTGAACACGTTTTTAGCAGTTAAAAAGTGGCGGgtgagcagcaggcagcagagcagccgGCAGAGCAGCGACTACATCCGCGCTCGGACAGAgtccagggaggtggtgcaTCGGCCCGAGATCCTGCGCCTGGACGCGTGAGAGCCACCCTCAGATGggactgaaagggaaaaaagcactCAGCTCCCTCATGGAATAAGggtttttgctttatttaaggAGGAAAAGGTGGATGGAGGGTGGCGGAGGATGCCCAGCCCTGCACGTGCACAGAGATGCTTTGAGCCAGAAGCTGCTGTCGTGGAGGCAGAAAATGTGGGTTGTTCAAAAGGAAGATCCCCTCAAGACCTCCAGATATACACATGCATATATTATATAGCTCAcagaatatataatatatgtcTGTTCTGAAGTATGCCATTGTTCTGGATTAACTGCACAGCagttttccttccccctctgaAGATGCACTGTTCTTCACCTGCCCCAGagacagagcagccctgccctggctgagcGAGGAGGGACATCCACGGGAGCAGCTGAACAGCCACCACGCATGCCAAGGAGCCAGGGGCACTCAGCAATAACTCAGCCCCGTGCCAGCCAGCCAGAGGGGTCTGTCCATCCCAAACTGGGTCTGTGTgtcctgctccccctgccctgaggctgctggagaCCGTTCCACACCTTCCCACGGCTGGGAAAGGGCAGCTGGCCAcgctgggctgggctgggctgggctaGGCTGGGCTAGGCTAGGctaggctgggctgggctgggctgggctgggctgggctgggctgggctgggctgggctgggctgagctgctggccaCGGGGATGCACTGAGTGTGAGTAGGTGCTTGTCTGCTCCTGTTGGGAAACATTCCAGTTCTCATTCCaaagtgggaaaataaatatgtttagGAGACAGGGTGGAGAAAAGGGGCTTGAGGGATGCAGTAGAGAATGAAGGGGTTGTCATTCTATAGACTTACATTCCTGCcatagctttatttttctttctctttttattttttctttattttttgttttaaggttCAACATTTCTAGAAGTTTTTGCTAGAACTTGCTTTCCCTGTAAGACCAGGGTAAGCAAGAACTGGCAAAAATTGATGTGCTTTTAAAGTGTTCCTAAGGTTGCAATGTTGTGGTTCATGAgggtaaatatttctttttggaaaaatggttgttctaaaataaaacctaaattGGTAGTAGATAAacctgattttttattttaactgggTGTTTCTTCAGATTTATTCCCCTTatgtttctttggaaaatgaatttagttaattggaaaataatatgattttattgatttgtttAGAAATAGTTTTACTtagctgaagtttttttttattattattttccttgtaCTTCCAGTgaattaattatgttttttctaCTCAGAAATCAAATTCAGCAGTAATTGGCTAGACAATGTCACAATATTATTAGGAAGATgtctcttgatttttttttatttctttggtgtCTTTATCTCTATAGTGCATTATTTGGCATTTGTGTGCCTGTGTGAAGACAGTGTGTGGGAGGAGATCTCTGGAGCTGAACTCCTTTGTGGTgtgaggaaaatggaaatgtgtgCAATTAGTGGAACTGTTTGCCTGAGTTTGTgtgtcctgctggagctgcactgcTCAGGGTGAGTGCAGCACCTGGAGCCTTAAGAACAACAGGCTTAATTGTGGATAAGTTGTTTAACCATGAAAACCAAGTTACACCAAACAGGAGATCAGGAGAAGTGCCTGGGCTTTTATAatgctggagggagctgggatagCGAAAGTGTGAACCTAATGCTGCAATATTCAAATTGAGCATCAGAGAATTATTTcaatgagtgaaaaaaaagtgacaaaagtgatgccttttcattttccatgtaTTGACATCTACAGTGCATTTCACCTTAGTGGCTAAGATGGAGATTAAAATTCAGAGTTACTGATGAGGTTAaggaaaatttgcatttttttagtGATTGATGGTTTACCACTTCCTACAGTAATATTATATTGTGCTTTATTGGATGTAATGCCAAAGGGAACAGCAGTTTAAAAGGAGATTGAACCAACTCTTGGAGTTGGATTAGAACAGAGACATTGCAGAGAGGGTTGTCACACCTGGGTGCATTCCCTGAGCAGCACATGGCAATTCCATGGCCTTTGTGGTCAGGAGTAACAATTTGTTATTGCCAGAAGTGCTGTGACAGCCCTGCTGtttgccagcactgcccaggacTGGCAGAGTTTGCAATGTCAATtattaaaagactttttaaaagtaGCACAAGCATACCCAGTCTGGAATTGTAAACTGCCATCAAAGCAGTTTGTGTAAAGATTGTGGAAAACCCcaagcaaaccaaaaccaaacaaaccctaAACATCCCACACCAAAATGAAGCCAAACCCAcctacagaaaaatgaaatagagTTCTCCAGAGGATCCATGCTTTTAGAGTggagctgctgtctgcagtCAGGGAGCAGGATGGTGTTGCACAGGGATTTTGTGTTACACAGGGATTTTGTCAGGAatgtgtcctgtcactggccAGGGCTGAAGGAGCATTCCCAGATCCTCTCCTGTGCTCCCAGGCTCAGTGTGGTtggggcagagctctgggagctctcGTGCCTCTCTAGGTTTATGAATTTGGTACCTTTCAAACCCCTACACCTTTCCTGGCCTGGCAGAAAGGGTAACTCAGGGGTTTTCTGTGGTGGGAGGTCCCAGCCCCTGTtgagctgcagtgacaggagcagAGTGGGGCAGTCACACCTCAGGGGCATCCTtgggcagtggggctggaatggctgctgcaggaggggtgAGTTTCcctcagctggaaatgccagt from Parus major isolate Abel chromosome 11, Parus_major1.1, whole genome shotgun sequence includes these protein-coding regions:
- the CMTM4 gene encoding CKLF-like MARVEL transmembrane domain-containing protein 4, with amino-acid sequence MRNGDDLEGFDGEASSASMISAASSPYQPTTEPVSQRRGLGGLRCDLDYLRGTLGRLKLAEVLLALTAFICIETIMECSPCEGLYFFEFVSCSALVVTGALLLLFSLNLHTRIPQINWNLTDLVNTGVSTFFFFIASVVLAALNHKTGAEIAAVVFGFLAMAVYAVNTFLAVKKWRVSSRQQSSRQSSDYIRARTESREVVHRPEILRLDARKRWMEGGGGCPALHVHRDALSQKLLSWRQKMWVVQKEDPLKTSRYTHAYII